A region of the Deltaproteobacteria bacterium HGW-Deltaproteobacteria-6 genome:
CACCTCCTGCCGCGCGGTGAACTGCGCGAATCGCCGGGAGGGCTCAACCGGGCCGGCTGCATGATTCTGACGCGCGCGGATGAGACGGAGCCGTTACATCCCGGCATCGCCTCGATCGCCCGATCATCCGGGATACCCGTTTTCCGGGCCGTTCATCGGTTCAGAGAAATAATTAAACCTGATCAGAGCGCATGGCCGCCCGTTGCACTTCGAGGCAGGACAGTATGCGCCTTTTGCGGCATCGCCAGGCCGGATTCCTTTCAGAAAATGTTGAACAACGCCGAAGCGCAAATCCTGTCATTTATTCCGTTTCCCGATCATTATTCCTACAACCGGTATGATCTGGAGGACTTGCAAAACAATTTTATCCGCCTGCAGGCCGATTATCTGGTAACCACGGAAAAGGACGCCATGCGCCTTCAAAGTCATCCTGAATTTTTAAAAATGATTTGCATTTTACGCATGGACATGGAAATAAAACCTTCTTCGCAGTCATTCGAAAACTTTATAGCCGAGCGATTGACCGCTGTCGCTCAAAATGGATAGATCCGGCAAATGGAACCAGAAAAAACGTTTAACATAAAGATTGCAATTGTCGCCAATCGCCTGACGCCTCATTGGGTCAAACGATCTGCCGCTTTTTTGTTGTCCAGATTGATGTATTATCTGTCGCCCAAGCACCGGTTGATCGCGATTCATAATCTGATCAGGGCATTTCCCGAGAAATCGCTGGACGACATACTGAATATCGTCAAAGCCTCCAACGAAAACTTTATCTTGTCCATGCTGGAATTTCCCGATCTGCTGAACGTGAATAAGGACAATATTCATCGCCTGGTCTCCATCAAGGGGCTGGAGCATTACGAAGCAGCCTGCCGCGAAGGCAAAGGGGTTTTGCTTTTCAGCGCTCATTTCGGCAGTTGGGAAGTCGGCAACGCCGCGCTGGCGATATTATCCAAGCCGCCGGTCTTCATGGCCCGTATTCTGGACAGCGCTTTTCTGGAGGAGGGCAGCACTTATGTGCGCGCCACCCTGGGAATCGGCAATATCCACAAGGAAAACGCCATGCGGCCGCTGCTTCGCCTGTTAAAAAAAGGAGAAGCCGTTAAATTACTGATCGATCAGAATGTCGCCGTCTATGAAGGGGTCTTCGTTGATTATTTCGGACGAACGGCCTGCACGACAACAGGCATCGCCCTTCTAGCGCTGCATACCGGCGCAGCGGTTCTGCCAATATTCACAACCCGCATGCCCGACGGCAAATACGTAACCGAGATCGGTCCGAAAGTGGAAACGGTCAACACCGGCGACCGGGATCAGGACGTCCGGATCAACACGCAAAACTATACGAAAGTCATTGAAGATCATGTTCGCCAATACCCGCATCAATGGCTCTGGGTGCATCAGCGATGGAAAACAAAGCCCTGCCAGGCCGAAAGAAATTCATGAAGCGTATGTCGTGGTTTGCGATTCACGAGATGCAAGATACGGGGAAAAATCCTTGATACTGAAAAACAAAAAAAAATTACCCAAGAGCGGCCTCGACAGAATATTGCTCCGCGGCACCAACTGGATCGGAGACGCCATCATGACGTTGCCTGCGGTCGCCTCCGTGCGCGCGGCCTATCCGAAGGCTCATCTGGCCATTCTCGCCAAACCGCCAGTGACGGATATCTATAAACTGTTTTCAGCAGCCGATGAAATCATTCCTTATGAGCAGAAATTTCAGAATCTCCCGGGCGTCCTTCGTCTGGCTTATGAGCTCAGGCGAAAAAAGTTTGACGCTGCCATTCTGCTCCAAAACGCCATTGAAGCGGCGATTATCGCCGTGGTTGCAGGCATCGGCGTACGCGCCGGCTACAATTCCGACGGACGCGGTCTTTTGCTGACACACGCGATACGCCGCACCAGGGAAATCCTGAAGGTTCATCAGATTGATTATTATCTGGAAATGGTGAAGGCCCTTGGTTGTGCAAATGTTGATCGCACCATGCACATGGAAACCTGCATCTCTTCCGCAACCGCGAAGGAAATTTTGCAGCAGTATGTGCCGGAAAGCGGCAAAACCATTATGGGCATTGCACCGGGGGCAACTTACGGACCGGCCAAACGATGGCTGCCGGAAAGATTTGCCCTGGCCGGGGATTGCCTCAGCCGGGATTTAAACGCTCAAGTCGTCCTCTTCGGCGGCCAGCCCGACTGGGAAACGGCCGAACAGGTCCGGAAACAGTCACAAACCGGCATGCTGAATCTGGCCGGCAAAACGACTCTGCGCGAAGCGGTTTATCTCATATCGCAATGCCGGTTATTTATCAGCAATGATTCCGGGTTAATGCATGTGGCCGGCGCTCTGAATATTCCCACCGTTGCCATTTTCGGTTCCACCAATCCGGTGACCACATCACCCGCCGGCGAAAAGACCGTCCTGGTGCGGAAGCCGGTGTCATGCAGTCCCTGCTTGAAGGAAACGTGCCCGACGGATTTCCGCTGCATGACGGAGATCACCGCCGACGATGTTGCCGCGGCGGCCAGCACGTTAGTGAAGAAAAGTTGAGCCTTTATGGGAAAAAGCATCGCCATATTTCTGGACCGCGACGGAACCATTAATGAGGAAGTCGGATATATTGAAAATCTGAATAAGTTCAGAATCATTCCGGCCGCTTTTGAGGCGATCCGTTTAATCAATCTCAGCGGGTTGCAGGCCGTCGTCATCACCAATCAGGCGGCGATTGCCAAAGGCCTCATAACCGAAGCATTCGTAGGGCAGACGCACGAGCTTTTGCAGACGGAACTCAAACAAAAAGGCGCGGCCATCAACGCGTTCTATTACTGCCCGCATCATCCGACGGAAGGTTCTTCCGCCTACCGCAGAATTTGCGATTGCCGCAAGCCTGCGCCCGGGCTGCTATTGCAGGCGGCGCGAGAAATGAACATCGACTTATCCTCATCTTACATGATTGGTGACCGGTATCGCGACATGGAGGCCGCTCACCGGGCCGGGGTAAAAGGCGTGCTGGTTAAAACAGGCTATGGTGCGGATGTGCTCGCCAACGCCGGTCCCGACGAGGAAACACCGGCGGGAAAACCCGAGTTTATTGCGGAGGACATTCTTGAGGCGGTCCGCTGGATATTGAGGAGCCGGCAATGAATATCCTGATTGTCAAACTGAGCGCCATCGGCGACGTCATTCATACCCTGCCGTCGCTGACCGCATTGCGTCGTCTTTTCCCGGACGCGCATATAACCTGGGCGGTGGAAGAAGCGGCGTCCGATCTGGTCATCCATCATCCCTGCCTGGATGAGGTCTTGATTTCCCGGCGAAAAAGCTGGATCAAAGATATTAAAGCGGGGAAATTCCCGTCAACCTGGCGCGAAATCCGTTCTTTCGTGAAGCAACTGCGTCAACGTCAATATGATATCGTCATCGATTTTCACGGGCTGCTGAAAAGTTCGGTCATCGTATTTTTGAGCCGAGGAAAAAGAAAACTGGGTTATGATTCTTGGCAGGAACTGAGCGGATTGTTTCTGAACGAAAAAATTCCGGAAGATATGAATAAGCATGCCGTTGACCGGTACCTGGATTTTGCACGGTATCTTGGAGCAAAAACGGACCAAGTCGAATTTACACTGCCGCTGACGGACAAAACAAAGTCGGACGCAGAGCGGCTGCTGAATGCCTGCCGCCTGAAAGCAAAGCAATACATCGCCGTCAATCCCATTGCCTTCTGGGAAACCAAACTCTGGAACAATGAAAAATTTGCACGACTCGCGGATTTGATTCAGGAGAAATTAAAACTGGATGTGGTTTTTACGGGAAGCAACCAGGCAGACGCGGCAGATATCCTGTCGCGCATGACAAAGGGAGGGATAAATCTGGGAGGGCAAACCAGCCTGCTTACGCTGGCTGAAATATATAAAAACGCTTGTGCGGTTATCACGACCGATTCCGGCCCCATGCATCTGGCGGCGGCCGTGGGCACACCGGTCATCGCTCTTTTTGGTCCGACCGATCCGGCAAGAACAGGGCCATACGGGGCAGGTCATTCCGTTGTTCGCTCCGGCCTGTCGTGCAGTCCTTGCCTGCTGAAAAAATGTTCAACCACACAATGCATGAAGGACATTACGGAAGAACAGGTTTTAAATGCGCTGATCATAAAGCTGCGGCAGATGCCATGACCGAATGCTTTAACCCCGCAATCAAAAACTCCCGCAACATGAAATCATTATTAATGAGTCACCCCTTCACGGCGCAACACCTTGAACAGCGTTAGAAAAAGTATTTTTAAGTCCAATTTCATTGAACAATTATTAAGGTAATGGACATCAAAATCAACCTTAACCGGAATGGGAAGGTTGTCACGTCCGTTAATTTGCGCCCATCCGGTAACACCCGGCATTAAACGATGCACGCCTTTTTGAGTTCGCAGCGCGATCAAATCATCCTGATTAAACAATGCCGGGCGGGGCCCGACAAAACTCATGTCTCCTTTGATGACACTCCATAATTGAGGCAATTCATCGAGACTTGATTTTCGCAAAAACTTGCCGATGGGCGTCAGATACACATCAGGATCATTCAAAAGATGCGTTGCTACAGCAGGCGTATCTGTGCGCATGGTGCGAAATTTGGGCATTCTGAATATCACGTTGTCTTTGCCAACCCTGTCGGACCAGTAAATAACGGGCCCCCTGGAGGTAGACTTTACCAGAAACGATACAGCCAGCAGAGGCAGAGAAAAAAAACAAAGGGCAACAAACGCTATCGCAATATCCAATAATCTTTTTAACACGGCAACGTTCCTGACTGTCTCATTTCCCGAACAGCATTTTGCCAACCGGTCGACAAATCATATTGCGGCACAAAACCAAGTTCATACTGAATGCGCCGGCTGTCCACCGCCACATCCTCCGTATATTTATCAACAGTCGCACGCACGATAGGCGGTTTAATGCCGGCGATCTTCGCCAGATCTTCAACAAGGCCGGCTGCAAAGCGCACCGGACCAACCGGCAATGACAGACGGGGCAATTTCCTGTCCAAAGCCTGACACATGCTGGAAATAATATCATTTAAAGTGTGAAATTCACCGTCAGAAACGTTGAAGATTTTTCCGGCGGCGGCGGAATGCTGTAAAGCCAGCACAGCAGCGCGCGCCACATCCTCATCATAAACCAATGTGCGTCTGTTGGAACCATCCCCGACCGGCAGGAAACGGCCTCTCGCCAGAGATTGTAAAAGACGTTCATAATTCCCTTTAATTCCTGAACCGTAAATCGCACCCAGACGCAAAACAGTCCCCATCCGCCTGCCATCCACATCTCTGGCATTCAGCACAATTCTTTCCGCCGCAAGCTTGGTCTGTGAATAAAAAGTATCCGGATGAGGCGGGGTCTCTTCGGTAACAATCCGGCCGTGCGTGGATCCATAAACGGCAATGGTACTGAAATAAATAATGCGCCTGACTCGCGACTGCAAAGCTGCCTCAACGACCGTAGCCGTCCCTCCCACATTAATCCGTTCGTATTTCTTTTGCAGGGCGGGCGGCGGATTTACAATATGCAGCAGAGCCGCCAGATGAATAACCGAATCAATGTCACAAACGACGGCTTGAACGGCCGCAGCATCCGTTACGTCGCCAATAACAACTTCTACACCTTCGGGCCATAAACCAACCCGGGGTGGATCAATCGACAAGGTGCGAACGCGGTAGCCCGCATTGCACAACGCAGTGACAACGCGCGGGCCAACGGCGCCCGTGGCGCCCGTTACTAAGATTTTTTGCATGCGCTGATCGAATCTGCTCAAAAAGTCAATTTCCGGTTTTACGTCCGTGGGCCACGTCCTGCATCCAGCCTTCCAATTTCGTCATCAGCATGTCTCTGTCAAAATTTTCCACACAATAATGAATGCCGCATTTGCCCATTTTTTCTCTTTGGTCCCTCGGCATTTGATACATGGCAAGCACAGCAGCGGCCAGGGCATCGGCATCCTCGGCAGGCGAAGACAAACCTGCGCCGGATTCCGAAACCAGACGGCCGCCTTCCCCGTCAAGAGCGGCTATAATCGGTTTCCCACAAGCCATGTAGGATTGAATTTTTGCGGGAATGGTTAATGCAAAGATCGGATCTCTTTTCAGGGTGACCAACAGAACATCGGCAAATGAAAAATAATAGGGCATGGTTTCCATCGGGTGTCTGCCCAGCAGATGGAAGCAATCGGAGATCCCCTGCTTTGCAATCTGCCCTTCTACCCAACGTCGCGAACGGCCGTCACCCAGAATAATCCACTGGATGTCTTTATACTCCCGAAGTTTTACTGCAGCAGCAAGAATGGATTCAAAATCCTGAGCGGCGCCGATATTGCCGGCAAACATGATTCGAAAGCCGGAAGGTAATCGCTGCAGCCCCTCAAAACCCGATTCTGCAGGCATCGGTTTGTATATTTTTTCAACGCTGTTGGGGAAGTAGATAATCCTCCCGGGGGCAACCCGATATTCTTCTATCATGGGGATAAAGGCAGTGGATTGCACCAATATCCTGTCGCAGCGTTCATAAATAAATCTTACCAGCCTCTTGACGCCATCAAGAATTGTCCGCGAATGGACAGCGCCCGTAGCGGATAGACTTTCCGGCCATAAATCCTGCACCCAGAAAAAGAGGGGAATCCCCTTCAGCTTTTTCAGTACCACCGCCGGAATACCGACGGTTACCGGTGAAGGCTCATAAACCAATATTACATCGAAGTTCCCGCGGCAAAAAAAAGGCGCCATCATGCTTGCGAAAAAAGCAAATGACGCATAATTGAGCATCAAACGTAATCGGCCGCCTGCGCCGCGCGCTATTAATGGAACGCGTATTATTCTTACACCGCAGTAATCCTGTCGAAGGTTCCTGAACAGGCTGTAGCCGGGGAAAAAGTGTCCGTCAGGATAGTTCGGTATCCCGGTAAGAACCGTCACCTCGTGGCCCCTTTCCACCAGACCGGCACCCAAGTCATTGATGCGAAAGTTTTCCGGCCAGAAATACTGGGATATTATCAGAATTTTCATCAACTACATATTCACTGCTTCTTCCATACCGTCCGGTTGACATAGTCGGTATAGCTCAGGATGATCCGCAGAACTTTCCGGGAGACATTATCCGTATCGTAATCCGACACCAGTCTGAATGGCCGGGACGATAACGCCTGCTGGCAGGTTACGACATCAATCGCATCGATAACCGACTCAGCCTGCAACCCGCACATGATCAGGGTCCCCTCATCCATCCCTTCGGGCCGCTCATGGGCCTGACGAATGGTAACCGCCGGGAAATTAAGAATGGTCGACTCCTCGGTAATGGTGCCGCTGTCGGAAATGACGCAGGCGGCGTTCATCTGCAACTTCACGTAATCGAAGAATCCAAGCGGTTTCAGAAAATGAATATGCGGGTTAAAACCGCCGGAACCCATATCCTCCAGCCGCTTTCTCGTACGGGGATGAGTGGAAAAGATGATGGGACGGCCATATTTCGCCGCAATGGCATTCAGGGAGGCGAGAAGATTGGCAAAATTATCTTTGCTATCCACGTTTTCTTCGCGATGTGCACTTACGACAAAGTATTCTCCTTTTTTTACCTGGAGTCTGTTCAACGCGTCAGAGGACTCAATTTGAGGCAGGTAATAATCCAGCACCTCCTTCATCGGGGAACCGCTCTTAATCACCGTTTCCGGCTTTATCCCCTCCGCCAGCAGATAACGGCGGGCATGCTCGGTATTGGTCATATTGATATCACTGGTGTGGTCAACAATTTTCCGGTTGATTTCTTCCGGCACCCTCAGATCAAAGGATCGGTTTCCCGCCTCCATATGGAAAATAGGTATCTTGCGCCGTTTGGCCGATATAACTGAGAGGCAGCTGTTGGTATCACCGTAAAGCAAAACGGCATCCGGTTTTTCTTTTCCCATGACCTCATCAGATTTCGCTATAATATTACCGATCGTCTGTGCCAGCGTTTTACCTACCGAATTAAGGAAATGGTCGGGCTTGCGAATCCCCATCTCCTTGAAAAATATCTCGTTTAATTCGTAGTCATAATTCTGCCCCGTATGCACCAGCATATGCTCCAGATGTTTTTCCAATTCATACACCACGCGGCTCAGTTTTATGATCTCAGGCCGGGTACCGACTATCGTCATCACTTTTAAAGCCATATAAATTCTCCTTGCATTCTGCCGTCCTGATTATCCCGGCAGGACTTCATTTTTGTTGTGAGACTGCCATTGCTCGTAGGGCGTTTGATCGGCGGCCATGTCCAACATCATCCGGCGCCAGGATGGGCATTTAAAACCCGTGGCCCTGACAAATTTTTCACCGTTGAGATTACGTTTGCATTCAAATTGATCGTCACGATCTATTTCAATGTCAATTTTATAGGCTTCTTTCATCAGATGAAGCAGGTCATATTTGGAAACTGTTTCGCTGGAAACGTGGTACAATCCATGCAGATCCGGAAATTTCTCTATCAGTTCGCTCACCAGCTCGGCAAGGCGGTTCGTGGTAAGACCGGTAAACAACGCTTTACTGTAGCCGCTCACCCGCTGGCCCTCCCTGGCCAGGAACCATTCAAGAAGTTCCGTGCCGCCGAAGATTTCGCGGCCGATAAAAGAAGATCTGATCGTCAGGGCGTTAGGTGATTGGACGTCACCGAGCGCCTTTGTCATCCCGTAAAGATCCCGCGCATCCGGAGGACTATTCTCGTCATAATTTCCCGACTTGCCTTCAAAAACACAGACGGTGCTGAAATGAATGAGCCGGGCGGCATTTTCAGCACACCATTTGGCCAGCACATGCGGAAGCAAGGCGTTGACGGCAATATTAGAGAGTTTATCATCCGCCTCTTGGCTCCGCAGCGTTACGCCGGCACAATTTATAATGACCGAGGGGCGAATGTCTTTGAGGACGGCTGCCAGTTGTTTAAAATCGCGAAGATCAAGACATTCAATAACATTGGTCCCGTAAAACAAATTGCAATTTTCGTAATAGGTTTTTGCTTTTCGTATGGAAACATAGGTATCGGGGAATTTTTCCGGCAGTCTTTGCCAAAGCTTGTGACCGAGCGCCCCCCCCCCGCCTGTAATCAGTATGCGTTCGGCCTTATTCACTTGATATCCCATGAGGCAAGTTCCTGTTGAATATAATCTAATCTCAGCAATTTTTCCGTCACCTCATCAACGGCAAGCCTGTGCGTATTATGTGAATTATAATCGTCCATCCTGGATATCTGTTCCGTACCTTCGGTAAAATATTTGTTGTAATTCAGATCGCGGTCATCTGGAATAATTCTGAAATAATGTTCAAGTTCTTCGGCCTTGGCAAGCTCTTCCCGGGTCAGCAGCGTCTCATAAAGCTTTTCGCCATGCCGCGTTCCGATAATCTTTATGTCATTATCGCTTTTAAATATCTTTTTTAACGCCATCGCCAGATCATGAATCGTACAGGCAGGGGCTTTTTGAACAAATATATCACCCTGCCGGGCATGCTGAAAAGCATATACCACCAAATCCACCGCATCATCCAAAGACATCAGAAATCTCGTCATCTTAGGATCTGTTACGGTCAGCGGCTTTCCCTCCT
Encoded here:
- the waaF gene encoding lipopolysaccharide heptosyltransferase II, which produces MFANTRINGSGCISDGKQSPARPKEIHEAYVVVCDSRDARYGEKSLILKNKKKLPKSGLDRILLRGTNWIGDAIMTLPAVASVRAAYPKAHLAILAKPPVTDIYKLFSAADEIIPYEQKFQNLPGVLRLAYELRRKKFDAAILLQNAIEAAIIAVVAGIGVRAGYNSDGRGLLLTHAIRRTREILKVHQIDYYLEMVKALGCANVDRTMHMETCISSATAKEILQQYVPESGKTIMGIAPGATYGPAKRWLPERFALAGDCLSRDLNAQVVLFGGQPDWETAEQVRKQSQTGMLNLAGKTTLREAVYLISQCRLFISNDSGLMHVAGALNIPTVAIFGSTNPVTTSPAGEKTVLVRKPVSCSPCLKETCPTDFRCMTEITADDVAAAASTLVKKS
- a CDS encoding D,D-heptose 1,7-bisphosphate phosphatase yields the protein MGKSIAIFLDRDGTINEEVGYIENLNKFRIIPAAFEAIRLINLSGLQAVVITNQAAIAKGLITEAFVGQTHELLQTELKQKGAAINAFYYCPHHPTEGSSAYRRICDCRKPAPGLLLQAAREMNIDLSSSYMIGDRYRDMEAAHRAGVKGVLVKTGYGADVLANAGPDEETPAGKPEFIAEDILEAVRWILRSRQ
- the waaC gene encoding lipopolysaccharide heptosyltransferase I, with the translated sequence MNILIVKLSAIGDVIHTLPSLTALRRLFPDAHITWAVEEAASDLVIHHPCLDEVLISRRKSWIKDIKAGKFPSTWREIRSFVKQLRQRQYDIVIDFHGLLKSSVIVFLSRGKRKLGYDSWQELSGLFLNEKIPEDMNKHAVDRYLDFARYLGAKTDQVEFTLPLTDKTKSDAERLLNACRLKAKQYIAVNPIAFWETKLWNNEKFARLADLIQEKLKLDVVFTGSNQADAADILSRMTKGGINLGGQTSLLTLAEIYKNACAVITTDSGPMHLAAAVGTPVIALFGPTDPARTGPYGAGHSVVRSGLSCSPCLLKKCSTTQCMKDITEEQVLNALIIKLRQMP
- a CDS encoding lipid carrier--UDP-N-acetylgalactosaminyltransferase, with product MLKRLLDIAIAFVALCFFSLPLLAVSFLVKSTSRGPVIYWSDRVGKDNVIFRMPKFRTMRTDTPAVATHLLNDPDVYLTPIGKFLRKSSLDELPQLWSVIKGDMSFVGPRPALFNQDDLIALRTQKGVHRLMPGVTGWAQINGRDNLPIPVKVDFDVHYLNNCSMKLDLKILFLTLFKVLRREGVTH
- a CDS encoding UDP-glucose 4-epimerase, encoding MQKILVTGATGAVGPRVVTALCNAGYRVRTLSIDPPRVGLWPEGVEVVIGDVTDAAAVQAVVCDIDSVIHLAALLHIVNPPPALQKKYERINVGGTATVVEAALQSRVRRIIYFSTIAVYGSTHGRIVTEETPPHPDTFYSQTKLAAERIVLNARDVDGRRMGTVLRLGAIYGSGIKGNYERLLQSLARGRFLPVGDGSNRRTLVYDEDVARAAVLALQHSAAAGKIFNVSDGEFHTLNDIISSMCQALDRKLPRLSLPVGPVRFAAGLVEDLAKIAGIKPPIVRATVDKYTEDVAVDSRRIQYELGFVPQYDLSTGWQNAVREMRQSGTLPC
- a CDS encoding glycosyltransferase WbuB — its product is MKILIISQYFWPENFRINDLGAGLVERGHEVTVLTGIPNYPDGHFFPGYSLFRNLRQDYCGVRIIRVPLIARGAGGRLRLMLNYASFAFFASMMAPFFCRGNFDVILVYEPSPVTVGIPAVVLKKLKGIPLFFWVQDLWPESLSATGAVHSRTILDGVKRLVRFIYERCDRILVQSTAFIPMIEEYRVAPGRIIYFPNSVEKIYKPMPAESGFEGLQRLPSGFRIMFAGNIGAAQDFESILAAAVKLREYKDIQWIILGDGRSRRWVEGQIAKQGISDCFHLLGRHPMETMPYYFSFADVLLVTLKRDPIFALTIPAKIQSYMACGKPIIAALDGEGGRLVSESGAGLSSPAEDADALAAAVLAMYQMPRDQREKMGKCGIHYCVENFDRDMLMTKLEGWMQDVAHGRKTGN
- a CDS encoding UDP-N-acetylglucosamine 2-epimerase (non-hydrolyzing) codes for the protein MALKVMTIVGTRPEIIKLSRVVYELEKHLEHMLVHTGQNYDYELNEIFFKEMGIRKPDHFLNSVGKTLAQTIGNIIAKSDEVMGKEKPDAVLLYGDTNSCLSVISAKRRKIPIFHMEAGNRSFDLRVPEEINRKIVDHTSDINMTNTEHARRYLLAEGIKPETVIKSGSPMKEVLDYYLPQIESSDALNRLQVKKGEYFVVSAHREENVDSKDNFANLLASLNAIAAKYGRPIIFSTHPRTRKRLEDMGSGGFNPHIHFLKPLGFFDYVKLQMNAACVISDSGTITEESTILNFPAVTIRQAHERPEGMDEGTLIMCGLQAESVIDAIDVVTCQQALSSRPFRLVSDYDTDNVSRKVLRIILSYTDYVNRTVWKKQ
- a CDS encoding NAD(P)-dependent oxidoreductase, whose product is MGYQVNKAERILITGGGGALGHKLWQRLPEKFPDTYVSIRKAKTYYENCNLFYGTNVIECLDLRDFKQLAAVLKDIRPSVIINCAGVTLRSQEADDKLSNIAVNALLPHVLAKWCAENAARLIHFSTVCVFEGKSGNYDENSPPDARDLYGMTKALGDVQSPNALTIRSSFIGREIFGGTELLEWFLAREGQRVSGYSKALFTGLTTNRLAELVSELIEKFPDLHGLYHVSSETVSKYDLLHLMKEAYKIDIEIDRDDQFECKRNLNGEKFVRATGFKCPSWRRMMLDMAADQTPYEQWQSHNKNEVLPG